The proteins below come from a single Parageobacillus toebii NBRC 107807 genomic window:
- the gatA gene encoding Asp-tRNA(Asn)/Glu-tRNA(Gln) amidotransferase subunit GatA produces the protein MSLFDHKISELHRLLHKKEISVSDLVDESFRRIGEVEEQVQAFLTLNEENARAKAKELDDKLAKEGNDFGVLFGMPIGIKDNIVTKGLRTTCASKILYNFDPIYDATVMERLNEAGAITIGKLNMDEFAMGSSTENSGFQLTRNPWDLERVPGGSSGGSAAAVAAGEVPFALGSDTGGSIRQPAAFCGVVGLKPTYGRVSRFGLVAFASSLDQIGPITRTVEDNAYLLQVIAGLDPMDSTSANVEVPNYVEALTGDIKGLKIAVPKEYLGEGVAEEVRQSVLDALKVLEKLGATWEEVSLPHSKYALATYYLLASSEASANLARFDGVRYGYRTDNAKNLIDMYKQTRSEGFGNEVKRRIMLGTFALSAGYYDAYYKKAQQVRTLIKQDFEKVFEKYDVIIGPTTPTPAFKIGEKTHDPLTMYANDILTIPVNLAGVPGISVPCGFVNGLPVGLQIIGKHFDESTIYRVAHAFEQATDYHKQKPAL, from the coding sequence ATGTCATTATTTGACCATAAAATTTCCGAATTACATCGTTTATTACATAAAAAAGAAATTTCTGTTTCCGATTTAGTGGATGAATCATTCCGCCGCATTGGCGAAGTGGAAGAACAAGTGCAAGCGTTTTTAACACTAAATGAAGAAAACGCGCGCGCGAAAGCGAAAGAGTTAGATGACAAGCTAGCGAAAGAAGGAAACGATTTTGGCGTGCTTTTTGGCATGCCGATTGGCATTAAAGATAATATTGTAACAAAAGGGCTTCGCACGACATGTGCAAGCAAAATTTTATATAACTTTGACCCAATTTATGACGCAACGGTTATGGAGCGCTTAAACGAAGCCGGTGCGATTACGATTGGAAAATTAAACATGGACGAGTTTGCCATGGGGTCTTCTACGGAAAACTCCGGTTTTCAGCTCACGCGCAACCCGTGGGATTTAGAGCGCGTACCGGGCGGCTCCAGCGGCGGTTCCGCTGCGGCAGTAGCGGCAGGCGAAGTACCGTTTGCTTTAGGTTCTGATACGGGCGGTTCGATTCGCCAGCCGGCGGCATTTTGTGGAGTTGTCGGGCTGAAACCTACATACGGCCGTGTATCGCGCTTCGGGCTTGTCGCGTTTGCCTCTTCACTTGACCAAATCGGCCCGATTACGCGTACGGTAGAGGATAACGCCTACTTATTGCAAGTCATCGCTGGTTTAGATCCAATGGATTCGACATCGGCAAACGTAGAAGTGCCAAATTACGTAGAGGCGCTTACCGGCGACATTAAAGGCTTAAAAATCGCCGTGCCGAAAGAATATTTAGGCGAAGGTGTTGCGGAAGAGGTTCGCCAATCCGTCCTTGATGCATTAAAAGTATTGGAAAAATTAGGAGCGACATGGGAAGAAGTATCACTTCCGCACTCGAAGTATGCGCTGGCGACTTACTATTTGCTTGCTTCTTCGGAAGCATCCGCGAACCTTGCCCGCTTTGACGGTGTGCGTTACGGATACCGCACGGATAATGCGAAAAACTTGATCGATATGTACAAACAAACGCGCAGCGAAGGCTTCGGCAACGAAGTGAAACGCCGCATCATGCTTGGGACGTTCGCGTTAAGCGCCGGATATTATGACGCGTATTATAAAAAGGCGCAACAAGTGCGGACATTAATCAAACAAGATTTCGAAAAGGTATTTGAGAAATACGACGTCATTATCGGACCAACGACGCCGACACCAGCATTTAAAATCGGTGAAAAAACGCACGACCCGCTAACGATGTACGCGAACGACATTTTAACGATTCCAGTAAACCTTGCCGGCGTTCCTGGAATCTCCGTACCGTGCGGATTTGTGAACGGCTTGCCGGTCGGCTTGCAAATTATCGGCAAACATTTTGATGAAAGCACAATTTACCGCGTCGCTCATGCGTTCGAGCAAGCGACTGACTATCATAAACAAAAACCAGCGTTATAA
- the gatB gene encoding Asp-tRNA(Asn)/Glu-tRNA(Gln) amidotransferase subunit GatB — protein MNFETVIGLEVHVELKTKSKIFSSSPNAFGAPPNTQTNVIDLGYPGVLPVLNRQAVEFAMKAAMALNCEIATETKFDRKNYFYPDNPKAYQISQYDQPLGKNGWIEIEVNGKKKKIGITRIHLEEDAGKLTHTGDGYSLVDFNRQGTPLIEIVSEPDIRSPEEAYAYLEKLKSIIQYTGVSDCKMEEGSLRCDANISLRPIGSDKFGTKTELKNLNSFNFVRMGLEYEAKRQEKILLSGGVIQQETRRFDEATKTTVLMRVKEGSEDYRYFPEPDLVMLYIDDEWKERVRASIPELPDARKKRYIEELGLPEYDAKVLTLTKEMADFFEATVANGADPKLASNWLMVEVSGYLNAEQKELHEIALTPESLAGMIKLIQNGTISSKIAKKVFKELVEKGGDPEKIVKEKGLVQISDEATLRKIVIEVLDANPQSVEDYKNGKDRALGFLVGQVMKATKGQANPPLVNKLLVEEINKR, from the coding sequence ATGAATTTTGAAACGGTCATTGGTCTTGAAGTTCACGTTGAGCTAAAGACAAAATCGAAAATTTTCTCCAGTAGTCCAAATGCGTTCGGAGCGCCCCCAAACACGCAAACGAACGTGATCGATTTAGGCTATCCAGGGGTTCTTCCGGTATTGAATAGACAAGCGGTAGAATTTGCGATGAAGGCAGCGATGGCGCTAAACTGCGAAATCGCGACCGAAACGAAATTTGACCGTAAAAACTATTTTTATCCGGATAACCCAAAAGCGTACCAAATTTCGCAATATGACCAGCCGCTTGGCAAAAACGGCTGGATTGAAATCGAAGTGAACGGCAAAAAGAAAAAAATCGGCATCACCCGCATTCATTTAGAAGAAGACGCAGGGAAACTGACGCATACCGGAGATGGATATTCACTTGTCGATTTCAACCGCCAAGGCACTCCATTAATTGAGATTGTGTCAGAACCGGACATTCGTTCGCCAGAAGAAGCGTATGCGTATTTGGAAAAATTAAAATCGATCATCCAATATACAGGCGTTTCCGATTGTAAAATGGAAGAAGGTTCGCTTCGCTGCGACGCGAACATTTCCCTTCGTCCAATTGGTTCAGACAAATTCGGCACGAAAACAGAGTTGAAAAACTTAAACTCATTTAACTTTGTGCGCATGGGGCTCGAATACGAAGCAAAGCGGCAAGAGAAAATTTTGCTTTCCGGCGGCGTCATCCAGCAAGAAACGCGTCGCTTTGACGAAGCGACAAAAACAACGGTGCTCATGCGCGTCAAAGAAGGTTCGGAAGACTACCGCTACTTCCCAGAACCAGACCTTGTTATGCTATATATCGACGACGAGTGGAAAGAACGCGTTCGCGCTTCGATTCCAGAGCTTCCAGACGCGCGCAAAAAACGCTATATCGAAGAGCTTGGCTTGCCGGAATACGATGCGAAAGTATTAACGCTGACGAAAGAAATGGCCGATTTCTTCGAAGCGACGGTCGCAAACGGAGCAGATCCGAAATTGGCGTCCAACTGGCTCATGGTTGAAGTATCTGGCTATTTAAACGCAGAACAAAAAGAACTGCATGAGATCGCGCTGACGCCAGAAAGCTTAGCGGGCATGATTAAGCTCATTCAAAACGGCACGATTTCGTCGAAAATCGCGAAAAAAGTGTTTAAAGAACTCGTCGAAAAAGGCGGAGACCCAGAGAAGATTGTCAAAGAAAAAGGGCTTGTGCAAATTTCCGATGAGGCGACATTGCGCAAAATCGTCATCGAAGTATTGGATGCTAATCCGCAATCCGTTGAAGACTATAAAAACGGAAAAGACCGCGCGCTTGGTTTCTTAGTCGGCCAAGTGATGAAAGCGACAAAAGGACAAGCCAACCCGCCGCTTGTCAATAAGTTGTTAGTAGAAGAAATTAACAAACGATAA
- a CDS encoding TAXI family TRAP transporter solute-binding subunit codes for MLRKRSILLTLLCTIMLIIATACSGGGNEAKNENKGKSSGKSGDTVDLLMGTGSQGGTYYPLGAEMANVWNKNIKSINVTSTESGASVENLAKIANGEFDLGMTVNLPAYDAYEGKGDFKGRKVENFAFIGHIYPEVLQIVTRESFGINSIADLKGKRIAIGPPGSGTQSAAKIVLEAFGIKDGDYEAYQEGFGDAKAKLQDGTIDASFGLLGLPDAGIDELQASVKDVKLLEITGEELAYVEKNSGYTRYTMKAGSYEWLKKDVSTVSAFAILVANTDTVDDETAYQLAKVMIEKANENTHQQAKHMTKENALNGRGNLPIHPGAEKYYKEIGILK; via the coding sequence ATGTTGAGGAAAAGATCCATATTGCTTACTTTATTGTGTACAATTATGTTAATTATTGCTACTGCTTGCAGCGGTGGCGGCAATGAAGCGAAAAATGAAAATAAAGGAAAAAGCAGTGGGAAAAGCGGAGATACGGTTGACCTCTTGATGGGGACAGGAAGCCAAGGGGGTACATATTATCCACTTGGAGCAGAAATGGCCAATGTTTGGAATAAAAATATTAAAAGTATCAATGTTACATCCACTGAATCTGGTGCCTCTGTTGAAAACCTCGCCAAAATTGCTAATGGAGAATTCGATTTAGGGATGACTGTAAACCTTCCGGCATATGATGCTTACGAAGGAAAAGGAGATTTTAAAGGAAGAAAAGTAGAGAATTTCGCGTTTATCGGCCATATTTATCCAGAAGTATTGCAAATTGTGACGAGAGAAAGTTTCGGGATTAATTCTATCGCTGACTTAAAAGGAAAACGGATCGCAATCGGACCGCCAGGAAGTGGTACGCAATCAGCCGCAAAAATCGTATTAGAAGCTTTCGGTATTAAAGACGGTGACTATGAAGCTTATCAAGAAGGCTTCGGTGATGCGAAAGCGAAGCTGCAAGACGGCACGATTGACGCATCGTTCGGATTGCTTGGCCTGCCTGATGCCGGAATTGATGAACTGCAAGCATCTGTAAAAGACGTGAAACTTTTAGAAATTACTGGTGAAGAACTGGCTTATGTTGAAAAGAACAGCGGCTACACTCGATATACGATGAAAGCCGGTTCATATGAATGGTTGAAAAAAGATGTCAGTACTGTTTCCGCGTTTGCGATTTTAGTCGCTAATACAGATACAGTGGATGATGAGACAGCGTATCAGCTTGCGAAAGTAATGATTGAAAAAGCAAATGAAAACACACACCAACAGGCAAAACATATGACAAAAGAAAACGCATTGAATGGACGCGGAAATTTACCAATTCATCCAGGTGCAGAAAAATACTATAAAGAAATTGGTATCCTTAAGTAA